The sequence TCTAGCCAAGATCATGGCCAAGGCCGAACCCGTCGCCGAAGAGCCGCGCGCTGCCGTCGTCGCTCAGAATATCGCCAAAGTGCTGACGGTGATGGACCAGCAATCCTGCCACTGAGCGCTTGTTGACCGCATGGAACGAATGTGGAACATTGGCGGCGCGAGAGGAAGGCCGCCAATGACCAGGTTCGAGATATTTGCCGCCCTGCACGTGCCCGGAAACCCGCTGATCCTGTTCAACGTGTGGGACGCGGGCAGCGCCCAGGCGGCCGAGCGGGCAGGGGCCCTGGCCATCGCCACCGGCAGCGCCTCGGTCTCGACCGCGCATGGTTTCAGCGATGCCGAGGAGCTTCCGCTCGATCTCGCCCTCGCCAATGCCGAACGCGTCGTCCGCGCCACATCGCTGCCGGTCAGCATCGATTTCGAAGGCGGCTATTCGACCGATCCCGCGCAGACCGCCGCCAATGTCGCCGCGCTGGCCGCGACCGGCGCGATTGGCTGCAATCTCGAGGACCAGATCGTCGCCACCCATGGCACGCCCGGGCGGACCATGCACGCCATCGCCGATCAGGCCAGGCGCATCGCGGCGATCGTCAGGGCCGCGCCCGATTTCTTCCTCAACGCCCGCACCGATACCTTCCTGATCGCCAGGCCCGATACGCATGACGATGCGATGGCCGATGCCGCGATCGAGCGCGGCAAGGCCTATGCGGATGCCGGTGCGCACGGCTTCTTCGTTCCCGGTCTCGCCGATCTCCGGTTGCTGGAGAGGGTCTGCTCGGGCGTTCCGCTGCCGGTCAATTTCATGGCCTTTCCCGGCGCCCCCGATGCCAAAGCCGTCGCCGCCACCGGCGTCGCCCGCATCAGCCACGGCCCCTTTCCGCACATGGCCGCGCTCAAGGCCTTCGAAGACGCGGCGCGTGCGGCATTTGCCTAAAAATCCTCCCCCGGAGGGGGGGACCGCGAAGCGGTGGAGGGGGCAGGCCGCAAACGATATCGCCTGTGGCGAGCCCCCTCCGTCAGGCTGCGCCTGCCACCTCCCCCTCCGGGGGAGGATTGAGAAGCTTGCAATGTAGGATTTCGCCTGCTTGGCTCGCGCGGTCGGCATTGCCGTCCGCTCTTTGAAATCGTCGGTCCCGAACTCCCCATGGGCAGTGCGAAGATCGCGCCGCGCGCACAACAGCCAGCCCCCATGGTCAGTGCGACCATTGGGACCATTCGCGAATGTTTAGCCCCCTAAAAAGACTAAACTTCCTCAACATTCGCGCCGATGGCGATTACCGCACCGGCACGAACGCCAGGTGCTGGAAATCGTAGCTGAAGTCGGCGAGCGGCGAGAGCGCCTTCATGCTCACGCCCGTCACCTTGCCGTCCACGACCGCGAATTTGATCACCGCATCCTCGCCCGCGCCCTTGGGAAAATGGGTGCGGAAGGTGTCGGGCCCCCATGGCTCGAGCGCGCTCTTGAACACCGGCGTCGGCGTGAAATCGATAGCCAGACCCTTGCCGCGCTTGCTGACGACGATGTCGCCGTACCATGGATCGCGATAGCGCCCGGCATAGGCATCGAGAGCCAGGCTCGGGCCGCCCGCCGGCGCCTTGTCGAGACTGCCGCCCAATTCGGCCAGCGCCGCGTCGTTGGCGGCCTTGACCCGCGCCTGCGCCGCCGCGACCCAGTCGAATGCGGGCGCGCCGATGCACAGGTCGAGCAGCGCGTTGCGGATCCCGCCGGACACGCCATCCTCGGTGTTCGAGAACACCGCCACCGCCGCCTTGCGTCCCGGCAGCATCGCCGTCTGCGTCACCTGGCCCGAAAGCCCGCCCGAATGGTGCACCAGCCGTTCGCCGCGATAATCCTGGACGAACCAGCCGAGCGCATAGGTCTGGGTCACGCCACGCGCCGGCCAGGTGTCGCTCGGCCCGTTGGAGGAGGCGACGATCGTCTGCGGCTTCCATAGCTCGGCCTGCTGGGCGGGGCTCCACAGCGCGTTGCCGTCGGGCAGCTTGCCGCTCGCCATCTGCACTTCGAGCCAATGGACGATGTCGCTCACGCTGGCGTTGATCCCGCCCGCAGCGTCGGTCATCGGCCCCTCGTCCGGCGGAATCACTTCCATCGGTCCCATGCCCCGGAGCGGCGGCCCGAGCCGGGCGTGCCGCCCCGCGACATTGCCGCCCTTGAGGAAGCGCAAAGCCGGCGCCGCGTCGGTCATGCCCAGCGGGGTCAGCAGCCGCTGGCTGACGAACTCGGCCCATGTCTTGCCGGTCAGCCGCTCGATCAGCAGCCCCGCGACGACATAGAGGATGTTGTCATAGGCGTAGCCGGTGCGGAAGCCGCGCTCGGCGGCGAGGAAGGGCAGCGCCTTCAGCGCCTCGCTGGCTGGCCGCTCGCTCGCCGGGAATTGCATCAGGTCGCCCGCGCCCAGCGCCAGTCCGCTATTATGGACCAGCAGGTCGCGCACCGTCATCAATGCGGTGACGCGCGGATCGTGCATCCTGAATTCGGGGATATATTTGGTGACCGGCTCGTCCCACGCGACCTTGCCCTCCTCGACCAGCATCGCCAGCGCGGCGGCGGTGAAGCTCTTGGAGTTGGAGGCGATGCCGAAGCGGGTGTGGATATCGACCGGAGCCGGCTTGCCGAGCGTCTGGACGCCATAGCCCTTCAAATAGGTGGGCTTGCCCGGCCGGATCACCGCCACAGCGATCCCGGGCGTCTCGAACGCGGCCATGAACCTGGTGACGATATCGTCGATCGCGGGATCGGCGGCCGCCTGCTCGGTGGCGAAGGCCATTGCCGGCAAGCCCGCCGCGACGAGCCCGCCTGCGGACCAGAGCAGCGCCTGGCGCCGATTGAGTTGCAGCCCGCTCATGTCATGTGCTCCCGGTCGTTCGCCGCGAGCCTAGCCGGGCTTATTCGGCTTCGGAAGCCTCGTCGGCGGCGCCTTCCGCCGGGCGCTCGAACCAAGCCTCGACCGGGCCCTTGAGCGTGATCGTCAGCGGCTGGCCACGGCGATCGACCTTGTTGCCGAGCGCGACCTTGATCCAGCCCTCGGAGATCGAATATTCCTCGACGTCGCGGCGCTCGACGCCCTTGAAGCGGATGCCGATCCCGCGCTCCAGCACGGGCTGATCGAAATAGGGGCTGTTCTGGTTGACCGAGAGCCGGTCGGGGGGAGTATCGCTCATATTCGCGCCCTTAGCCGCTATTGCCGTCAAGCAAAAGGGGCGCGGAGCCTGTCGCTCCGCGCCCCTTCCCTGTTAGCCGGCGCTACGTCTTAGCGGCAGTAGCGGACCCGCACGCTGCGGCCCAGATACGGGTCGTACTGGCGGCGGATGGTGCAATGATCATATCCGCGATAACGGCGATAATTCTCGCGATAATAATAGCCGTCGGTCGGATAATAGCCGCGCTCGCGATAATAGCGGCGGTCATAATCGTAGCGGCTGTCGCTGGCGAGCGCCGCGCCGATGGCGAGACCCGCGATACCCGCGACAACGGCGGTGCCGGTATTGTCGTGATGATAGCGGCCGCGATAGCGTTGCGCTTCCGCGGTCGGCGCGACGGCGACTAGCATGCTGGCGCCCAGCGTGACGCCGAGAACCGCCTTTTTGACAAGATTGGCCATGACTTTCCTCCTCGTGTTCAACATCAGAGCCCTGACCCGACCTCTCATCAACGCGAGTCGAAGGCTGAGGATGCATTTTTAGTAAATTGCTTCTGAACCCGTGCGGAACCGAGTGTTCATGCCGCGTCCAGTTCGGTAAACACCGATGCCATGCGATACTGGCTCCTCCGCTCCGAACCCGACGCCTATAGCTGGGACGATCTGATCCGCGACAAGGGGACCGAATGGAATGGCGTGCGCAACTACACCGCGCGCAATTTCCTGAAGGAGATGGAGCCCGGCGACCGCGCCATCTTCTATCATTCGAACACCGAGAAGGCGGCGGTCGGGATCATGGAGATCACCCGCGCCTGGCAGCCGGATGGCGACGACGGCAAATGGGCGAGCGTGCGGGTCGAACCGGTCGAGAGATTGAAGAAGCCGGTGCCGCTGGCCGATATCAAGGCCGAGAAGCGCCTCGCCGAGATCGAAGTGCTGCGCCAGTCGCGCCTGTCGGTGACGCCGGTGCGCGAAGCCGAGTGGAAGGTGTTGCTGGAGATGGCCGGGCATTGAGCGCAAGCGGCGGGAAGCGGCGCGGCGGCTTGCCGGATAGTCGGCAGGCGAAAGGACCCGCTATGACTCTCGCTTTCAAGAATATGCCTTCGCCGGTCGGCGAGCTGAGGTTGGTGGCCAGCGACAAGGGGCTGGTCGCGATCCTGTGGGAGAATGACCGGCCGGGCCGTGTCATACTCGGGCCGCTAGCCGAGGATCGCGACCATGCGATCCTGACCGATGCCGAGCGGCAGATCGCCGCCTATTTCGCCGGCACGCTGACCCGCTTCGACGTGCCGCTCGATTTCCGCGGTACCGATTTCCAGAAATCGGTGTGGGCGGCATTGCTGACGATCCCGTTCGGCGAGACGCGCAGCTATGGCGAGATCGCGCAGCAGATCGGGCGGCCCAGCGCATCGCGCGCGGTCGGCGCCGCCAATGGCCGCAATCCGATCTCGATCATCGCGCCGTGCCACCGGGTGATCGGATCGAACGGCGCCCTGACCGGGTTCGCGGGCGGGCTGGCGACGAAGGAGCTGCTGCTGCGCCTGGAGCAACGATGAGCAAGAGCGAAGCCTGCTCTTTCAGACGAATCCTACATTGGAAGGGCGATCAGGGCGTCGCTGATCCGGGCTCGGCCGGCTTCGGATCATCGAGCGGGATCGGCACCCGGTTCGACTTGTCGATCCTCGGTTTCTTGCGGAACACCTTGCCGATATCGTGGAGCAATCCGCCGAAATTGGTGGCTTCGCCCGGTTCCTCGCAGCAGCTGTCCTTGTCGATCAGCTTCCCGACGGCGCGCACCAGGAAGGTCGCGCCGCCGAACAGGTCGACGCCTGTCGTGCAGCCCTGCGACAGCGTGGCGCAGGGCGGGACAGAGACACGAAGCGCATCGATGCCGGTGACGTCGGGATTGCTGGGCATCGGCCGGTCGGGCGGGCCGCGTTCTTCGGGTAGCGGCAGGCGGGGCACTTGCGCGGCGGCGGTGGCCGCCTCGCCGCAGACAAGGAGTTCGCCCTCGACCCGCTCCGAGGCGCAAGGGTCGGGCATCAGCGACCAGCGCTGCGTGCCGTCCTTGTCCCTGGCGGGCGTGGTGACGCCGCTACCGACCGTGTGAGGCACCGGCGCGGGAACGTCCTGCGCACCCGCCAGGATCAGCAATGCGGCGATGATCATTCCGGCGGCTCCCATTCGCCCTGTGCAGCGAAGATAAGCACGGGATTTCCTACATTAAAAGGAAAAGGCGCCCGGATCGCTCCGGACGCCTTTGAACCTCAGGCCGCGACCTTCGCGCGCGAGGCGCGCTTGCGCTCGTGCGGATCGAGGTGGCGCTTGCGCAGGCGAATCTTCGACGGCGTGACTTCGACCATCTCGTCATCGTCGATGTACGCGATCGCCTGTTCCAGCGTCATCTTCTTCGGCGGGGTCAGGCGGACGGCGTCGTCCTTGCCGCCCGAGGCGCGGAAGTTGGTGAGCTGCTTGGCCTTCATCGGATTGACTTCGAGATCGTCATTCTTGGCGTTCTCGCCGATGATCATGCCCTCATAGAGCGCCTCGCCATGGCCGACGAAGAGGATGCCGCGATCCTCGAGCGGGCCAAGCGCATAGCTCTGCGCTTCGCCCGAGCCGTTCGAGATCAGCACGCCATTCTTGCGGCCTTCGATATTGCCCTTGTGGGGACCGTACTTCTCGAACAGGCGGTTCATGATGCCGGTACCGCGGGTGTCCGACAGGAACTCGCCGTGATAGCCGATCAGGCCGCGCGACGGCGCCGAGAAGGTGATCCGCGTCTTGCCGCCACCCGAGGGGCGCATGTCGGTCATCTCGCCCTTGCGCTGGTTCATCTTGTCGACGACCGTGCCCGAATATTCATCGTCCACGTCGATCACGACGGTCTCGTACGGCTCGGTCTTGTTGCCGTTCTCGTCCTCGCGGAACAGCACGCGCGGGCGGCTGATGCCGAGCTCGAAGCCTTCGCGGCGCATCGTCTCGATCAGCACGCCGAGTTGGAGTTCGCCGCGGCCGGCGACCTCGAACGAATCCTTGTCCTCGCTCTCGGTAACCTTGATCGCGACATTCGATTCGGCTTCGCGCTCTAGGCGGTCGCGGATCATGCGACTGGTGACCTTCGAACCTTCACGGCCGGCCATCGGCGAATCGTTGACGGCGAAGCGCATCGACAGCGTCGGCGGATCGATCGGCTGCGCCTGGATCGCTTCGGTGACCGAAGTGTCGGCGATGGTGTTCGACACGGTAGCGACGGTGAGACCGGCGAGCGAGATGATGTCGCCGGCACGGGCTTCGTCGGTGGGGACGCGGTCGAGACCCTGGAAGGTCATGATCTTCGAAGCACGGCCGGTCTCGACGATCTTGCCGCTCATGTCGAGCGCGTGGATCGGCTGGTTGATCTTGACGGTGCCAGACTGGACGCGTCCGGTGAGGATGCGGCCGAGGAAGTTGTCGCGGTCGAGCAACGTCACCAGGAAGGTGAAGGGGGCATCGACTTCGAGCGCCGGCGGCGGCACGTGATCGACGATCTTCTGGAACAGCGGCTTGAGCGTCCCTTCGCGCAAGCTCGGGTCCTCATTGGCATAGCCGTTGCGGCCCGAGGCGTAGAGCACCGGGAAATCGAGCTGCTCGTCGGTGGCGTCGAGGGACACGAACAGATCGAACACTTCGTCGAGCACTTCCTGGATGCGCTCGTCGGGACGGTCGATCTTGTTGACGACGACGATCGGGCGGAGGCCGAGCTTCAGCGCCTTGCCGGTCACGAACTTGGTCTGCGGCATCGCGCCTTCCGACGAATCGACGAGCAGGATGACACCATCGACCATCGACAGGATGCGCTCGACCTCACCGCCGAAATCGGCGTGGCCGGGGGTATCGACGATGTTGATGCGCGTACCTTCCCACTCGACCGAGGTCGGCTTGGCGAGAATGGTGATGCCGCGCTCCTTTTCGAGATCGTTCGAATCCATCGCCCGCTCTTCGACGCGCTGGTTGTCGCGGAAGGTGCCGGACTGGCGGAAAAGCTGATCGACGAGCGTGGTCTTGCCATGATCGACGTGGGCGATGATCGCCACGTTGCGAAGGTTCATACGATATCCTGGATGCCGCCGGAGTGCGGTTCGGGCGCGCCCATAACCGAAATTGTGCGGATGCGAAAGGGCCGGGCAACAGCGCGGCATCGCGAATGTTGATGAAGTTTAGTGTTTTCGGGGCATGTTGCGGGCGTTCTCCAGAGGGGGGGCGCCGGCGACACGACACTGGCGCGACACCAGCGCGACACTGGCGAGACGCTGCCGCGACGCCACGCGACAGGTGCGCGACACCGCCGCGACGCGCGGGCGACACTGGCGCGGCACGCTGGCGACGCCGGCGCGACACGCAAGCGATGGGCGGAACCTGGGACTGGACTGCGCATTGCCGAGGGTACAGCAGAAAGCGCGCATGTAGGACAGCCCGGAGATGGTGATGACGGAACCGCTCAAAATTCTCGTGATCCTCGGATCGGTGCGCGAAGGGCGGATGGCCGCGCCGGTCGGGGACTGGGTGATCGAGCGGGCCGCCGCGCGCGCCGATCTGGATTGCGAACTGGTCGACCTGGACGACTGGGACCTGCCATTCTTCCCGCATGCCAAGCCGCCCGCCGCCGGCAAGTATCAGGACCCGCTGCAGATCCGCTGGGCGGAGAAGATCGCCGGTGCCGACGGCTATATCCTGATCTGCCCCGAATATAATCATTCGGGCAGCGCCGTACTCAAGAACGCGCTCGACACGGTGTTCGCCGAATGGGGCCGCAAGCCGGTGAGCTTCGTTGGCTATGGCACGGTCGGCGGGGCGCGCTCGGTCGAGCAATTGCGCCTGACCGCGGTGACGCTGGAAATGGCGCCGCTGGCGGGCGCGGTGCATCTGGTGCGCCCGGGCGCCAAGCGCGACGGCGACCGGTTCAACGCCGATTCGTATGACGACAAGGCGCTGGCCGCGCTGTTCGACGAACTGACCTGGTGGGGCCGGGCGTTACGGGTCGCGCGGGCTGGCCAACTTCCCAGCCCCTCCATTTAGCGAACCCCGTCCCATCCCAACAAAGCGCCAGACGAGGCATCGAGCCTCGTATGCCGCCGAGCCCACCCCTTTCCCCTCCCTTGAAAGGGAGGGGCCAAGAATGAAGCTATTTCGCGCAGCCAGCCGGCTCCCACATCGCGGTCGGGATCGATTCCTGTTCGGCCTTGGGGTCGCCCGCCGCCGCCCAGGTGTAGCTGTACCAGAGCGCCTGGCCGATGCCGCGCATGAAGATGCGCGCCGGGGCGGGATCCTCCGACTGCGGCGGGTTGCTGAACGCGGTCAGATCGGGATTGAAGGCGTCGAAGGTGATGTTCTGGAGCGGATCGGGCGCGTCACCAGCCTGCTTGGCGGATTCATCCCAATCCTTGAATGCCTGTGGCTGCTCGCCATCCTCGCGCATATCCTCCTCGTCGATCATCGCCGCGCTGAGCGAGGGCGACAGCCAGGTGCCGCCATAGCCGTTGGGCGATTCGAAGCCGAACCACCAGGTGCGCTTGGGACTCTTGATCCAGAACAACAGGTCCGACGTCATCCGGCCATGCGCGAGCTTGGTGAAGCCGGCGAGATAGTCGGCATTGTCCTTCATCCGGTACGTCGCCTTGTCGATCGCGCATTTGGGGGCGTCGAGCAGCTGGGCATGGGCGGTGGCGGGCAGGCAGAGCGCCGCCGCGGCGAGGAGAATATGGCGCATCAGAAGTCCTTCCATTCCTTGTCGAGGCCGCCGATCTGCGCGGAGACACCCTTGAGCTTGAGGCTGCTGCCCTCGATCTCGAAATCGAGATTGGCGCGGCCGCCGCTGGCGCAGCAATTGGCGTCCTCGTCGCGCCACAGCTCAGTCGCGGCGGCGAGATTGACGAGGTCGTAATCGACGCCGTGCCAGGCGCCGAACCCCTTGGGCAGGCGGCGGGCGAGATCCTCCTTCCAGCTTTGCGTCTCGATCTCGACCCATTTGCCGTTCTGGCGCTGGTAGAGAATGTCGGCATTGCCGTCGCCGGTGCCGGCCATGCGGCCGCTGACCCACAGCAACTGGTTATAGGCGCTGTAGCGGGGCGTCTCCATCCACACGCCCTCAAAGGTCCAGCCGATCAGCTGCGGCGGATTGGGACTGCTCGCATCCCACAGCATCGCGCCCATGCCGCTGCCATCCTCTTCCGACGCGCCCGACTGGAGCTGCCAGAGGATGCGGGTGCCGTCGAGGTCGCGGAGCATGCCGGCCATCGGCACGTTGCAGTTCATCGAGAGCCATTTGGCGAGGCAGTTCGCGCTGATGATCTCGGCCTGGCTCGCCTTGGCGGTGATGCCCCTGGCGCGTTCGATTTCGTTGTCGATGATGTGGATCTGATCGGCGATATGGCCTTTGCGCGCCGCGGCCGAGAGTGGCTTGCCCGCGTCATCGGTGGCGCCGGCCAGCCATTTGCGGAATTCCGCCGAGCGCGCCGCCCAGGTCGCGGGGCGCGCGGTCGCGGCCTGGACAGCGGTCTCTTTCGCGGCGAGATCGGCTTCGGAAGACTGGGCGAATGCGGGTCTGGCCATAGCCAGGATCGCCACACCGATGAGCAATTGCCGATACCGCACCCAAATTCCTCCCGAATTTCAATTCCTGCGCAGATTGGCACCGGATCCGCCCCACGCAAAGACCGTTACGCGAAAAATGCATCTCTTGGCGAGAATGCGCAGGTGTACTATATAGACAACACAGTTGGATAGCTGTCGAACTATGCCTATTGTGGGCGGGCAGCTTTGGAGAATGACGCGATGGCGACCGAGACGATCACGGCCGAACAGGATCTGGTGCTGACTCCGCCCGAGCCGGTGCAGGCGGTCGCGCCCGCCAAGGCCGCGGGTCTGGTGCCGGTCGAGGACGCCAAGAAGACCGAGCTCGACGCGCGGGTCGATGGCTTCATCGACGATCTCGTCGCGCAGGACGTCAACTCGCCCGAATTCGGCAAGCGCGTCGACGCGATCGCGGCGATGGGCCAGAAGGAGATCCGCGCCGCCGCCGGGCAATCGAACCGGTTTCTCGATCGCCCGGTGAAAGCGATCGGCAGCGACAGCGGCGTCGGCGCCGATCTGCTGGCGCTGCGCAAGACCGTCGAGGGGCTCGATCCGAGCAAGAACGGCAAGCTGATCAGCGGCAAGGACGGCTTCTTCGCCAAATTGTTCGGCGGCGGCGGGCTCACGCAATATTTCCGCAAATATCAATCGTCGCAGAGCCACATCAACGGCATCCTCAAGAGCCTGTCCAACGGCAAGGACGAGCTGATCGAGGACAATGCCGCGATCGGCACCGAGCGCGCCAATCTGTGGGAGGCGATGGGCCGGCTGGAGCAGATGATCTATCTCTCCAAGGCGATGGACGAGAAGCTCGAGGCCAAGGCGCTCGAGCTCGATCATACCGACCCGGCCAAGGCCAAGGCGGTGCGCGAGACCGCGCTGTTCTACGTCCGCCAGCGCACCCAGGACCTGCTGACGCAGATGGCGGTGACGGTGCAGGGCTATCTGGCGCTCGATCTGGTCAAGAAGAACAATGTCGAGCTGATCAAGGGCGTCGACCGCGCCTCGACGACGACGGTTTCGGCGCTGCGCACGGCGGTGACGGTGGCGCAGGCGCTGACCAACCAGAAGCTGGTGCTCGATCAGGTGACCGCGCTCAACACGACGACGGCGGGGCTGATCGATTCGACCGGGCAGCTGCTCAAGACCCAGTCGGCGGCGATCCACGAGCAGGCGGCCAGCTCGACGATTCCGGTCGAGACGCTGCAGCGCGCGTTCCAGAACATCTATGACACGATGGACGCCATCGACACCTTCAAGATCAAGGCGCTCGACAGCATGAAGACGACGGTCAACACGCTGTCGAACGAAGTCGAGAAGTCGAAGGGCTATATCGCCCGGGCCGAGGGCGCGGCGCAGAACCAGGTGAGCGGCGGCGCCGAGACCTTCAAGCTGGAGGCGATGTAAGCGCCGATGACCGATGTCGATCGCCTGAGCGCGCGGGCCAGCGAGCTGATCGAGCGTTCGCGCGCGCAATTGCCGGCGACGGCGGCCGAGCAACGGATGCGGCGGCGGCGCGAGAGCGAAGTGGTTCGCCGGGTCGGTCGCATCGCGATGGCCGATGGCGCGATCCTGGTCGGCGCGATCATATTCGCGCTGGCGGTGGCGCCGTTGGGGGCGATGGGCGCGTTTCTGGTGGCGCTGCTGCTGATCGCGGCGACCCTGCTGTTCGCGGTGCTGCCGGCGGGCAGCGCGCTCCAGGCCGAGCAATTGGGGCAGGTGCCGCTGAAGGCGCTGCCGAAGACCACCGAGGCGTGGCTCGATACCCAGCGCAAGGCACTGCCGGCGCCGGTGCTCGGGCTGGTCGATTCGATCGGCGTGAAGCTGGAAATACTCAGCCCGCAACTCGCCCAGCTCGACGAGCAGAGCCCCGCGGCGATGGAAGTCCGCAAGCTGATCGGCGAGCAATTGCCCGATCTGGTCAAGGGCTATGCGCGGGTGCCCGAGCCGCTGCGCCGCATCGAGCGCGGCGGGCTGACGCCCGACCAGCAGCTTGCACAGGGGCTGCAGGTGATCGACGACGAGATCGCCGAGATGAGCACGCAACTGGCGCAGGGCGACCTCGACCTGCTCGCGACGCGCGGGCGCTATCTGCAGATCAAATATCAGGGGGATGGCGAATGAGGCACTGGCTGGTGGCGTTGCTGGCGCTGATCGCGGTGCCGGCGCAGGCGCAGAGCGATGACGCTGCGATCCGCGGCATCGTGCGGAGCATCTATGCCGGTTACCAGACCAAGGCGGTGTCGCCCAATATCAAGGAACCGCGCGCGACGGCGCGGTTCACGGCGGTGGAGAAGCAATGCGCGGCGACCGCGCGCCTGCTCGACAAGACCGAACCCGACGCCTCGTACGGCTATTGCGCCAATGATTATGGCGTATGGTGCCAGTGCCAGGATTTCGAGGGGATCGATTTCGCGAACATGAAGGTGGAC is a genomic window of Sphingomonas sp. containing:
- a CDS encoding isocitrate lyase/phosphoenolpyruvate mutase family protein → MTRFEIFAALHVPGNPLILFNVWDAGSAQAAERAGALAIATGSASVSTAHGFSDAEELPLDLALANAERVVRATSLPVSIDFEGGYSTDPAQTAANVAALAATGAIGCNLEDQIVATHGTPGRTMHAIADQARRIAAIVRAAPDFFLNARTDTFLIARPDTHDDAMADAAIERGKAYADAGAHGFFVPGLADLRLLERVCSGVPLPVNFMAFPGAPDAKAVAATGVARISHGPFPHMAALKAFEDAARAAFA
- a CDS encoding serine hydrolase, with protein sequence MSGLQLNRRQALLWSAGGLVAAGLPAMAFATEQAAADPAIDDIVTRFMAAFETPGIAVAVIRPGKPTYLKGYGVQTLGKPAPVDIHTRFGIASNSKSFTAAALAMLVEEGKVAWDEPVTKYIPEFRMHDPRVTALMTVRDLLVHNSGLALGAGDLMQFPASERPASEALKALPFLAAERGFRTGYAYDNILYVVAGLLIERLTGKTWAEFVSQRLLTPLGMTDAAPALRFLKGGNVAGRHARLGPPLRGMGPMEVIPPDEGPMTDAAGGINASVSDIVHWLEVQMASGKLPDGNALWSPAQQAELWKPQTIVASSNGPSDTWPARGVTQTYALGWFVQDYRGERLVHHSGGLSGQVTQTAMLPGRKAAVAVFSNTEDGVSGGIRNALLDLCIGAPAFDWVAAAQARVKAANDAALAELGGSLDKAPAGGPSLALDAYAGRYRDPWYGDIVVSKRGKGLAIDFTPTPVFKSALEPWGPDTFRTHFPKGAGEDAVIKFAVVDGKVTGVSMKALSPLADFSYDFQHLAFVPVR
- a CDS encoding DUF3297 family protein encodes the protein MSDTPPDRLSVNQNSPYFDQPVLERGIGIRFKGVERRDVEEYSISEGWIKVALGNKVDRRGQPLTITLKGPVEAWFERPAEGAADEASEAE
- a CDS encoding EVE domain-containing protein yields the protein MRYWLLRSEPDAYSWDDLIRDKGTEWNGVRNYTARNFLKEMEPGDRAIFYHSNTEKAAVGIMEITRAWQPDGDDGKWASVRVEPVERLKKPVPLADIKAEKRLAEIEVLRQSRLSVTPVREAEWKVLLEMAGH
- a CDS encoding methylated-DNA--[protein]-cysteine S-methyltransferase; the encoded protein is MTLAFKNMPSPVGELRLVASDKGLVAILWENDRPGRVILGPLAEDRDHAILTDAERQIAAYFAGTLTRFDVPLDFRGTDFQKSVWAALLTIPFGETRSYGEIAQQIGRPSASRAVGAANGRNPISIIAPCHRVIGSNGALTGFAGGLATKELLLRLEQR
- the typA gene encoding translational GTPase TypA, with amino-acid sequence MNLRNVAIIAHVDHGKTTLVDQLFRQSGTFRDNQRVEERAMDSNDLEKERGITILAKPTSVEWEGTRINIVDTPGHADFGGEVERILSMVDGVILLVDSSEGAMPQTKFVTGKALKLGLRPIVVVNKIDRPDERIQEVLDEVFDLFVSLDATDEQLDFPVLYASGRNGYANEDPSLREGTLKPLFQKIVDHVPPPALEVDAPFTFLVTLLDRDNFLGRILTGRVQSGTVKINQPIHALDMSGKIVETGRASKIMTFQGLDRVPTDEARAGDIISLAGLTVATVSNTIADTSVTEAIQAQPIDPPTLSMRFAVNDSPMAGREGSKVTSRMIRDRLEREAESNVAIKVTESEDKDSFEVAGRGELQLGVLIETMRREGFELGISRPRVLFREDENGNKTEPYETVVIDVDDEYSGTVVDKMNQRKGEMTDMRPSGGGKTRITFSAPSRGLIGYHGEFLSDTRGTGIMNRLFEKYGPHKGNIEGRKNGVLISNGSGEAQSYALGPLEDRGILFVGHGEALYEGMIIGENAKNDDLEVNPMKAKQLTNFRASGGKDDAVRLTPPKKMTLEQAIAYIDDDEMVEVTPSKIRLRKRHLDPHERKRASRAKVAA
- a CDS encoding NADPH-dependent FMN reductase: MTEPLKILVILGSVREGRMAAPVGDWVIERAAARADLDCELVDLDDWDLPFFPHAKPPAAGKYQDPLQIRWAEKIAGADGYILICPEYNHSGSAVLKNALDTVFAEWGRKPVSFVGYGTVGGARSVEQLRLTAVTLEMAPLAGAVHLVRPGAKRDGDRFNADSYDDKALAALFDELTWWGRALRVARAGQLPSPSI
- a CDS encoding toxic anion resistance protein, which gives rise to MATETITAEQDLVLTPPEPVQAVAPAKAAGLVPVEDAKKTELDARVDGFIDDLVAQDVNSPEFGKRVDAIAAMGQKEIRAAAGQSNRFLDRPVKAIGSDSGVGADLLALRKTVEGLDPSKNGKLISGKDGFFAKLFGGGGLTQYFRKYQSSQSHINGILKSLSNGKDELIEDNAAIGTERANLWEAMGRLEQMIYLSKAMDEKLEAKALELDHTDPAKAKAVRETALFYVRQRTQDLLTQMAVTVQGYLALDLVKKNNVELIKGVDRASTTTVSALRTAVTVAQALTNQKLVLDQVTALNTTTAGLIDSTGQLLKTQSAAIHEQAASSTIPVETLQRAFQNIYDTMDAIDTFKIKALDSMKTTVNTLSNEVEKSKGYIARAEGAAQNQVSGGAETFKLEAM